A stretch of DNA from Zootoca vivipara chromosome 16, rZooViv1.1, whole genome shotgun sequence:
CAATAAATGCAGGCCAGggcgaaaataaataaatagggggggGCATATTCTGATGAGGGGATGAGCTCTGTTCCACATGTTCAATTTCagaaggagataaaaaaaatattaaggatGGAGGGAGGGCAGGTCTTGTGGggagctgctccctccctcctctcaaaTATTATGTTCAAAACTGGGGTCTCTGGGCTACACTGACCGAAAACCGCTTGTTTCTAGAGATTCAGAGCCTGTTGCTCTCTGAGGGATGGGGCCTGGTGCTCCCAGGCTGCAGCCATAacccaaaacaagctgcagggaaGTGCAAGGGACAACATGAAAGCCTTGCCCTGGTTTGCTCCTCCTTGGGGTGGGATGAGGAGagggagtgagggggggggaaggaagggagagggagagggagagggagagagagagagagagagagagagtccagcagcatgtttctacttacgaatggagctccgtccgccatcttggatgcggtttagataggattttttctacttacgaattttgagatagggttgcttctacttccgatttttttctcccaatgcattcctatgggattcgacttacaatttttttttacttacaaatgtgcgttcggaacgcattaaattcgtaagtagaggtaccactgtaagggatAATCCCGTAGGGTATAGGAtgggtggcaaccctactgggaactgtagtttacccctcagaggggcacaatccccagcacccttaacaagctatgcTTCCcagggttgtttggggggggggagtcgtgtGCTTTTCAATGTGAGTGTGTCTGGAGCCCCCAAGACAGTGGGGAGAAGGTCATTTTTCATCTGCAGCTACTCATTTACTCTTGTTAATTGTTTTCCTAACGCTATTTTAAATCTTGGAATCGTAACGTTGCGTTTTATTCATTTGCTGTAGCCCACCTCAGGAGGGTATGATATCCCCTAAAGAGCTGGCTAGAAATCCATTAAATAATGTCTGTCAAAGACCACGACCAGAATTGGCTGAAAAGGGTGGAAGGGAATTAGATGCATCACTAATACCGAAAAGGAGGTTAGTGGGGTGGGTGAGGAGAGGAGCTTATTgaaatgaaggcagccctgtatttgaTGTTTTttcgtgtttttactattctgctgggagcccaggcagatgggcagggtattattattattattattattattattattattattattattaacaggatAATTTTTTCATGTTCTATCTGGAgtgccccagccttctgggcttGGCTAatttaaaggaaggaaaaaagaaaatgggtTTTTAATACAGAAATCAGCCACACTGGACACTGAACTCCAAGGCCGCACACTTGCAAACCGTTTCCAAGGATTCCTCTCCAGCACAATTCATTCCTGCAACACATGCAAGGGCACACGCACAGGAGAGAATAGGAAGTGGAAGGGAAAGGGGCATGGGTCTTGCctcacccatgagacaaggtgatgcatctgcctcaggctgcagaatacaccagggcagggcagcagagcccaatgtagatctttcttccccctccttgttcctgatgtagatcttcactcaaccctttttccctggtggggaggggagggtgctaTCTGGTACTCTGCCTTAGggccaaaacatcttgggccAGACCTGCAGGGACTAAACGTTAGGGTTGCCAAAATTTGATCTGCAAATGTCATCAGGtgaagtttagtttagtttagtttagtgttttgttttgttttgttttgttttgttttgttttgttttgttttgttttgttttgttttgttttgttttgttgcagcatGGGCattattgccatagctgccaagttatcccttttttacagggattttcccttatgctgaataggcttcctcgcgagaaaagcgaaaacttggcagctatgattattgcCGCCTCCCACTACTGCTGTTGTTGAAGATATAGAAGCACCAGGCAGTAGCAAGCTGTCAAACTTGCCCAACAATGGACCACAGCAGGGGAAATTCTGGTAGGGGGAAAAGCAGAAGTGGATGACATCTCCAccccatgcttttaaagcacattgagcacacatttaaagcacacgactttccctcccccccaaaggatcctgggaactgcagtttccccTTCACACAGCTcccaattcctagcaccctttaGAAACTactgctcccaggattctttgggggggggggaagtcgtgtgcttttaatgtatagtgtggatcAGCTCAAAGGCTGAAGGCACTGGGCGAAGTTGTGGACTTGTGGTTTTTGGAGTCCACAGGATGGGCCACACATTTCGTAGCCTGTTTGGAATCTGAGTACTGTTGGTGGACAGTACTTAAAGTGGATTTTATTAAAGTGGATTTATTTAACTGTGCGTTCTATTTTAGGGGCTATAACTTTTACAAATGGCAAACAGAACAAGATAGACTGCAAAAACACATGGTTGAAtagcacatttattttatatgtgcacacacacacacacacacacacacacccctcccttgctCATGGGTTTTTCCTAGTGAGCGTTCCCCATTGATCTGTGGCAACAGAGTGATGTGGTAAAAGTCACTGCATTGGTTTGAGCTGGCCCGAAATTTGCAGAACATTTTGCTGTGTAGGGAAAATTGCAGGGCAACACTCTGGCAAACAGCATTCAAGCGACTCTTGAGGTCTGGATGAACAGGAGATGCTGTAGACATGAACGAGTTGGGGTGTGGCCCCCCTCACCCTCTCTTTTCATTTCCGCAGGACCCAGGTGACCCCGAGTGGGAGGCCCCAAGCTAGCCTGTCAAGATGGGTGAAATAGAGCAGATGAAGCAAGAAGCTGAGCAGCTGAAGAAGCAGATTGAGGTAatgcggggcagggaggggggggggcgtaagCCAGGATGAGAACCTAGCCCTCTCCAGACATTCTTGGCctccatggtcaatggtcagggatggtaggaaggaatcgtagtccaaaaacatctaaaGCAGtcttttccaaacttgggtctccatctgtttttgggactacaactcccatcatccctagctagtaagaagaccagtgggcagggaggacgggaactgtagtccgaaaacagctggcaCACgacggttgggaaacactgatccagGAGGTCAGAGGTTCTCCATCTATGGTGTGAGGGCCAAACTATGAATCAGGAAGACTCTGGTCCCAATCTTCCTTGCCATAAGGACGCTATTtacaataagaaataagaaatagaTCAGATGAGAGAATCTTTCACATAAACGCCAAAAAAACTCCCAgttttttgattgacttgcctaagatccaggacaaagtgctgccttctggaaacccccaccccccacccccgaacatcaattccgcctttgaaatcccagtaatgtctgggaaaatccagatggaTGGCAGCCCTGTTATAGACGCAGACCTTCTTTGGATAAATGCAATGATATTTGGTATGAGTTTACACATAATATGTTAGGTTATTGATAATGATATGAGTATTAGGATAATAAGAATAAACACGTCTGTCTATTAATGTATGGTCATGTAAcggtattttttaaatattcttttatactcacttttttctcctttcccccctcaatttttcatttataaatgaaattcttctatcatcatcatcatcatcatcatcatccaaggcCAGATAttctgatagccatcttccacaAAGATACAGAAGATCTCTAGGCCTACTGCCTCTTTTTGCCTGCAATTTCACTCCATCTCTCCTTTGTTGCAGGATGCCCGAAAAGCTTGTGCGGACACTACGCTTACACAGGTAGGAAGGGCTGATACTAAATCACTGTGTCTGGGCAGAATTTGTCTAAAGGGAAGAATCCATCAGGGCTCAGAAGAGAGGAGTGGAGTTTCCTGTAATCACCTGTGGCCAGGGCCGGCCCAGCCATTAGGCtaaagaagagaggaagcagtcgcctcaggcagcagatgattGGGGGGGTGTTATAAGGAGTTGCAGTGACTAGGCATTGGAGTATAGATTCACACAGCCTGTACTGTACAACCAAAGGTAGCCTACAGTCCTCAAATGCAGTGAGGAATGCTGATTAACTTTCAGTTACtcagcagcaagaagaagaaaaaggtataAAGATTTTTCACACAAGGATTTCCTTCCTCTGTTGAATCTTTATTGTCAACCAGAAATCAGGGTTTTCACTCTGCCTGAGCCAGttccccctctcttcttcttcttagagaTTCTTGCAAGCTTCCCGGTCATAAATTTTCACCAGCAGACAGAGGACTATCTAAGTTACTATTTTTCTTGtgccaaaaatgttttaagaaagAGAGGGTGCAGATCTTCTGACCACAAATGGTACTTTGAGTGAGATGTAGGTTCCTCAGCTCACCAGCTCATTTTAGCCCCCATCTGAGCCCCCGGGCGCAGACGGCAGAAAACGGCTTTGATCAGAGCATTTGAGGTTATTCCCTCGATCCCTCTTTATCTCAGAGAGCCTGATTGTCAGACATTCCGTCTGATTGCCATCAATCGCCGTGTAATTACGCTATCTCCTGTCATCAGAGGGCTGTCAACCCCGCCATTTCTTCCCCCAGAAGTCCCCTGTTTAAGGTGGTTTCTGTACATGGAAGGAGAGACGAACTAATACCATGCAGCCATGACAGTGTGTGTTCATACGCACATTGTCCCTCCTTCCGCCATGCACCTTTGATGGTAGGGGCTGAAACTTCCTCCTTTCTCTGCAGCTTGTGTCCGGGCTGGAAGTGGTTGGGCGCATTCAGATGCGTACACGGAGGACCCTGCGTGGACACCTGGCTAAGATCTATGCTTGTCACTGGTCCACAGATTCCAAGTAAGTGACGCAAAAGGATTGCGCCTGCTTCCCCTTGTTGCGCCCTGTGCCAGAAGCTCCTTCCCTCAGGCTCAAgctattttgccacctgaggtgaaccacaaaatggcgcccctACCCCCAGCTGgtgaagaaggggtgagggaagatctacgcTGGGAACAGGTGGcagaatcaaatcaaccttacaaCGGTTTAAGTGGGAATCAACGGCCATCATGTAAATTGTTGGTTGTATAATCATTGTGATGCTATCTATTGTGTGAACAAGCTATAAGAGTGCCCTGTAGGCAGAGAAAGATAAGCCCACCCTTCCACTACCCCTTAATTACTCAAGTGTAGTAATTGCGTtgacatcaaaatgccagcctatatatctcctccccacctcccgtCCTATTTAATCCAGGTATAACATTCCTGGGGGGAACACAATAAGTAAAAGAACAGCACCTGTTGCCAGCCACCTGTTAGCAATATCTCAATAACCCATGAAAATTAAGCCCTTTTCTGGAAGAGCCCAatgtagtaaaaggtaaagggacccctgaccattaggtccagttgtgaccgactctggggctgtggcgctcatctcacgttattggccgagggagccggcgtacagcttccaggtcatgtggccagcatgactgagccgcttctggctaaccagagcagcacacggaaacgccatttaccttcccgccggagcggtacctatttatctacttgcactttgacatgcttttgaactgctaggttgggaggagctgggaccgaacaacgggagctcaccccgtcgcggggattcaaactgctgaccttctgattggcaagccctaggctctgtggtttaacccacagcgccacctgcgttccgCCCAATGTAGTACTAGAAAGCACAGAATTTCCCTTGAGAATGTGGACTGAACCTTGAAGGTTTGGTAGCCCTGGGGAGAAAGGCAATGGCATGAGATAAAGCAAGGAGGTGTACTCTGGAGCGAGGAGCCTTCAGCACCTTCCTGGTCAAAGCAACCAATCTGACGCACACCTGGTTCTCTCCCTTAGGCTCATGGTCAGTGCCTCACAAGACGGGAAACTCATTGTCTGGGACACATACACAACCAACAAGGTAAGGGATGTTATCAGCAGGTACAAACCATCTAGCAATCAGCAAGGTCAGAAATGAGAAGAAGCCAATTCCCCCCAGAGCCAGAAACATCTTGTTCCTGAGTTTGTTTCGCTGCATCTGAGTTACAGCCCGTGTTTCTTTCAATGTTCCTAGCTACATCTGCTTGAataatagaaacatagagttggaagggacttggggtgggggtggggagtcattcagcccaatcccctgcaatgcaggaatctcaactaaagcatcaatgacagaagACCATTAGGGCCATATAgaccagcatttctcaaccgctgttccccggcacactagtgtgccgcgagacgctggctggtgtgccgcgacgtgcggcgacgagaagggcgatttgcattgtcacgtgcctggcggctgccaatatacaacactgacccaccggaaaggaagccggccgggtcacgatgcgggcgctcgccccgcgtcgtcacccggccggcttcctttccggcgggtcagcgctgcctattttgcacgtcgcggcaaaatttagacaaactaaactaaaatttagacaaacttaaagaagctggctggatgagctcaacctgaaacttgctgagcaaaggattgtgctggcagagaaatcagcggcttgtgaagccttattacaggagattgcaaccaacacagcaattggcaagtgtttcttacagtcataattatatagtcaatatagggcggcgcagagttaatttttttaacttttttaatggtggtgtgcctcgtgatttttttcatggaacaagtgtgccttggcccaaaaaaggttgagaaacactgatatagacCAACCAGTTTGACGTccatattggtttcataatttttgacctggccaATATGTCACGAATCAtgccgtgtgtttgtgtgtttgtgtgtgtgtgatgcaaaaatCAAAACGTGGGCAAAACCACGAATCCAGCCAAGGCCTCTGCATAGCTCTATCCttgtttcagacatcatgataaaTCAATATagcgcaatgtttagctggtgatatatcgcaaaaccaggtattgcccagccctaaatTGGCCATCCAACCTTACTTTGGATTTCTACCCTGTCCTCTGATCCCAGGTTCATGCCATCCCTCTACGCTCCTCCTGGGTCATGACCTGTGCCTACGCCCCATCAGGGAACTTTGTGGCCTGCGGAGGTCTCGACAACATGTGCTCCATCTACAACCTCAAGAGCCGCGAAGGGAATGTGAAAGTGAGCCGGGAGCTCTCAGCCCATACAGGTGATCTTTCTGCCAGGACTTTGCACATTCTTTCCTCACACAGAATCACAGGAAACACACAGGAAGCGGCACCAAGTGCCATATTCAACTTCCTGGCACTCTCAGTTTGACACAAGACGCTGCCTTGTTCCAAGTTATAGCATTGGCTGAATCCGCTCTCTACACTCTCTGGCACCTGcactcctgggtttcaggcaagatTCCTGGGGTGATGGAGAGACTGGGTATTGAACTGAGCACTTCTTGCATGCCATCCatgtgctctacccctgagctacagctttcctttaaaacaaaaaaggcaagTTTCTAGCCCTGTGATTGTGAAGATATGCTTTCAGGTGTGTGGGTAACATGAGGCAAAACCTCAGAAGCCCAAGGGGTTGCTGAATACGACTCCCAGTGGTGCCCTGTGTAGCTCTTTGTTCCTCTCTACAAAATGGGATAAATGATCGTTATTATGGTACAAATTGCATAACAATGCACAATATTTTCCTTATCGGCCTTATTTATGTAGGTTGCCCAATTCAGCTTTTCATGGTCCAAAACTTTGATTTCAAAAaactcaatatattttttttagcagAGAGTACGGGCAGTGCTTGTAGTAACCTCTACCACCCACAAACATATGATATTCAGAGTCTGTCATCTCTTCCCTGCAGGTTATCTCTCCTGCTGTCGATTCCTAGATGACAACAACATTGTGACCAGCTCTGGGGACACCACATGGTGAGTGTATCTTATCTAGCCATgtaggaacgggggggggggagagagagagagagcaggagagagattGATGAAGGAATGAGAAGTGCTTGAAGGGAAAAAATTATTTCAGCCCCAGAATGTTTCAGAATAATTCTCCTCAGGAAcattgtaaatatttttaaaaaaacaaccgcacacacacacacacacacacacacacagagagagagagagagagagagagagagagagagagagagagagagagagaggagatagcACTGGGATAGTATTATGTTTCATAATCTcgtaatactgtacagtaaatatGAAACAAAGTGACTAAATTACTTATtataaagggtgggtgggtgtagtttCACAATatacaaacagaacaaaacagtATAGGAAGAAACTGTTAATAACATTTATTACATTTCATGTAGCATATAAAAATCTCAAAACTATTTCCAACCAAGCATCTGGATTTAGATTTCATTGTACCTTAGTACACCAGTACATGATGGGAAAAAGTcaatttttaaacaaaagcaaccaTAATTCCGCTCACCCTCTCTGACCTGAGTCATACTAGTCAGTTTAACTGTGCAGGCTATATCCCAAACTTTGGCCAGCCAGGAGATTTTATTCCAGCTGTAAAAAATAATTATACAAactgcacaaaataaataaaggaacctCTCCCTGTCACCTTTTGATATATCCAAAAGTAAGCTTCATCCAGTGATAATTTTGATTTCCTAAGTATTGGTATTAAACGTTTAAAACACTAAAATGTCAGCAATAGGcatcttacatctccaacataaaCCACATGCTGTTTCATATGCACAAGTAAAACATTATTTAAGATTCTTAAAGCCACAACCAGGTCAGATACAAGAGCAGAGCAGGTGGCAATTTTAGTAATAATGTCGCTGCTGCTCTTAGCTACCTTGAGGTCTGTTTTGTGGAAAGGTGGGACAGaagtacattaaataaataaaagtgtgtgCGCGTGGGTGAGCCCATGAGCAGAACAGCCACATCACTCTGtgttcctctctcctcctcaatGCCCCCTCACTGCAGTATGCTCTGGGACATTGAAACCGGACAGCCGAAGACAACATTCGTCGGCCACACTGGAGACTGCATGAGCCTGGCCGTCTCCCCAGACTTCAACCTTTTCATCTCTGGAGCCTGCGACGCCTCGGCCAAGCTGTGGGATGTCCGGGAGGGCAGCTGCCGCCAGACTTTCACAGGGCACGAGTCGGATATCAACGCCATCTCTGTATGTTCCCCTAAGTGGCCAGGCCCAGAGCTGAGGGGTGGTGGCAGGGCTGGAATAAAGGACACCAACTGGTGCAGGGAAAGGCAGCTAGAGTTGAAAAAATGGGCAGGGGCTGCAGAATAGGATGGAAGGGAGTGAGATCCTTGTTTGCATCTGTCTCTGCCCAGTTCTTCCCCAATGGCGAGGCCATTTGCACTGGTTCCGATGACGCCACCTGTCGCCTCTTTGACCTCCGGGCAGACCAGGAGCTCATTGTCTACTCACACGAGACCATCATCTGCGGAATTACCTCCATTGCGTTCTCCCGCAGCGGGCGGCTCCTGCTGGCTGGATACGATGATTTTAACTGCAATATCTGGGACTCCCTAAAAGCAGAACGTGTGGGTGAGTAGGCCGAGCCTTGCAGCTGGCTTCTTTCTATGCAGGCTACTTCCCTTCCGGGGACAAAGACCGTCTTCTCCCTCAGGAAAGCATGccggtttattttattttaaagtatttatatatCGTCACACTGATTCCAGCGTGGGTCACAACAATAGATTGCATATGCAAGTATTTAAAATAACACCTGCTGGGGACTTTTGCTACTTTCATTGTACGTTGCCTTGGAACGCTTGGGTAGAAGGTGATCAATAAGTTGTTATTAGTAATACTAATAAATGTGAAGGACAGTAGGCGGAATAGAAATCAAACCAACACAAAGGGGTGCTATATGAATCGTCAGGCTTCTATCTTCTTTTTGAAACCTTAGTAACAGGTGACTAATAAATCTAATTAATAGCAGCATGCACAGTTAAAACCCTTCTCCCTacccaaataaaaataataagcgcAATAACATTCCATGAATTTCCAACTCACAATAGCAAGTTGAAATCAGGTTCAGAAAGTGGGAGGTTTTGCTCTCCAAATGTAGAGGGCATGGGGTCCCCTTTCAAAGGAGGGCAGACTGTCATCTGGAGCTTGTCTAATCAATTAGTATTTCACATGTTTAAATTGTTCCTGGACTGTGCCACTGAGAGGCAGACCAGAGCAGATGAGTGTGCTCTTGATTGAATATTATCTCATATAAAAAAGTCCTCCATACCTAgaggtaaggtaaaaaggtaaaggacccctggacggtttagcccagtcaaaggcgactatggggttgcagcactcgtctcgctttcaggctgagggagccggcgtttgtccacagacagctttccgggtcatgtggccagcatgactaaactgcttctggcacaacaggacaccatgacagaaaccagagcgcatggaaacgccgtttactttctcggcgcagcagtacctgtttatctacttgcactgccgtgcttttgaactgctaggcaggcaggagctgggacagagcaatgggagctcaccccggtgcggagattcgaaccaccgaccttctgatcggcaagtccaagaggctcagtagttttgaccacagcgccacccgtgtccctagatATGTCAGAGCTCAGGCTACTAATGCCACTCACTCTTTCTCCAAAATGTTACTTTGctgcatccccaccccccatgaggGCTCTCTAATCGTGCAACTCCAGGCCCATCAGTCTGAAGTAGTACAACGGCTTTACCATTTGAATAAAGTGGTTCAGGGGCTTGGGAATGGAGTTGAGATGTGGACTTTAATGTATTGCAGGACCATGGTGTGTGAAGGCCACATTCCCGCATCTGGGACTGTCAGCTGCCAGGCcaggctcctgcacctttaatagttgtctGATAAGCTACATCTGTTGAAGTTCTCTCTTTTAGAGTTATGAAAAGTTCAGGTGCCCAGTCCTTTTCTAGTCCTTTTCTATCTGGTCTCTCCACAACAAATGTAGGTTGAGTTATAAACAAAGAGCTACTTTGTCCCATATCAAGCTGCTGAAATGGAGGCCATGCTCCAAGTAGCTATGACGCAGCAGGTAAATGGCAACCAGAGACAAATTTGGTGGCACCCAGACTTTGGAATTCCTTCCTTAAAGGGACCTGGGTGTTTCCTTCCTTTTATGCTTCCAGTTATTTGTTCACAGCAGCTTAGAGAGAATATTTTAacttgggtggaatctacacacattttttttaaaaaaaacgctgtgaaaatgcttttaagaagttttgaaaaatatattgaatgtgCCATAGATCACCATCACCACCTAGTGctgcatttgtatattgcacttcacgacacatttaaaatgttttatttgcagctgtatagccgagtCCCGTTTCCATTTTGTTATGGCCGTTATTCTCAGCTTGTATCTGTTCGTTTACACCGTTTTCTGCATTATTAGGTTAGGTGCCTGGGTCTGCATGGCAGAAAGATGGGATGCCAAGTATTTTTAAAGTGTTCATAATGGGTTTCCATCCATTCCCGTCAGGAATCCTGTCTGGACATGACAACCGAGTGAGCTGTTTGGGCGTAACCGCAGATGGCATGGCTGTGTCTACCGGCTCCTGGGACAGCTTCCTGAAAATCTGGAACTGACGAGGAAATGGGAGAAGGGAGATCTCCCCAGACATCATTTATTGCGTACTACTGGTTGCTTGTTCTATGCAGACTTAACTGATCCATAAGACACTTCCCTACCTAAAGGAGGTGGTCAGGGAAAGGGTCCACAGGCCAGTTTTCCCAACACTTTTTCTTGCCCTCCCCCACAACCCAAGCTCAGGGATCCCCTTAGTGTGGCTGCTTCAGGGACACACTTCAGTGAGAGGCAGGCCACGTATAAACTCTGCCGGCTTCCTTTACTTGAAGCTACAGAAAACCCTTAGGCTCCTATCAGGTTCCTGGCCCTCCTCAACCTGAAGTCAAATGTATTCCCCAGTACCTTCAATTTTTAagatttcttttccatttctatCCCATTAGTTCACCCACAGACATACCTCAACCCGTTTTGACCCTTTGTTAACCGACCGCATGCATTTCTGTGAAAAGAAGAGGTTCTTCAGACCAAGGATTCTGCATTGATCTTTATTCACTTTTATCTCAAGTAAGGAACGAAGAGTAAGTTAGCTCACTGCTATAATCTATGCATTTtcagggcggcggggggggggggagtttgctgccTCCATTTTGGGCGCCGGAGTAATGTAGTCCTGTAGTCTATGCTTCCACCCTGCACTTTCTTACCTGCTGTGtacactttccccctctccagcATCTGCTAGATTCCTTAGCCACTGCTTTGAAATGTAACTGTACCATACAGGAGTTTTATAGCCCAGGCAAAATAAAAGTGACACATCAGACAAACTGGCTCGAGCGGCATCATTTGAGAAACCTTTCCTCCCGTTGGACTTCCGAGTCCAGTATTACCCTCCTGTAAAGGGTTGCAGCTCCCAGAATGCCAAGGATGGTGGGAAGTCAACTCTTCCAACGAAAAACCACCGTGGTTCACTAGCCTCCCTCCCGGCAGGTTGCAAAATACCAAAGTGCTGCCGTCTCAATCAAAAGCGAAAGTTTATTTTCCACGCAAGACAGAAAACACAGAAAGTTGATAGCAGCAAAGACATCTCAGAAGGTAAGCTACCTACTAGA
This window harbors:
- the GNB3 gene encoding guanine nucleotide-binding protein G(I)/G(S)/G(T) subunit beta-3 isoform X1 yields the protein MGEIEQMKQEAEQLKKQIEDARKACADTTLTQLVSGLEVVGRIQMRTRRTLRGHLAKIYACHWSTDSKLMVSASQDGKLIVWDTYTTNKVHAIPLRSSWVMTCAYAPSGNFVACGGLDNMCSIYNLKSREGNVKVSRELSAHTGYLSCCRFLDDNNIVTSSGDTTCMLWDIETGQPKTTFVGHTGDCMSLAVSPDFNLFISGACDASAKLWDVREGSCRQTFTGHESDINAISFFPNGEAICTGSDDATCRLFDLRADQELIVYSHETIICGITSIAFSRSGRLLLAGYDDFNCNIWDSLKAERVGILSGHDNRVSCLGVTADGMAVSTGSWDSFLKIWN
- the GNB3 gene encoding guanine nucleotide-binding protein G(I)/G(S)/G(T) subunit beta-3 isoform X2, whose amino-acid sequence is MGEIEQMKQEAEQLKKQIELVSGLEVVGRIQMRTRRTLRGHLAKIYACHWSTDSKLMVSASQDGKLIVWDTYTTNKVHAIPLRSSWVMTCAYAPSGNFVACGGLDNMCSIYNLKSREGNVKVSRELSAHTGYLSCCRFLDDNNIVTSSGDTTCMLWDIETGQPKTTFVGHTGDCMSLAVSPDFNLFISGACDASAKLWDVREGSCRQTFTGHESDINAISFFPNGEAICTGSDDATCRLFDLRADQELIVYSHETIICGITSIAFSRSGRLLLAGYDDFNCNIWDSLKAERVGILSGHDNRVSCLGVTADGMAVSTGSWDSFLKIWN